The Lasioglossum baleicum chromosome 15, iyLasBale1, whole genome shotgun sequence genome has a segment encoding these proteins:
- the Ohgt gene encoding E3 ubiquitin ligase component cereblon — MISDEEGDGGLSEPEEHEMLASSTSLHASRSLNVSIPLHPDASSSLRASIPPRASHSLHANSSPNASIPLEESSSLDENSRPDESSSLNSRVPLWNAQPNLETESGQDLTQQEHSNLHIALAERLLRENNVEEEQVEEETAEERPERTFDLTLPPRHTYLGHSLLEFNGRTMLDEGIHMKLPLLEQKSVMLFPGQTLPMKLDSHSIDLQFFYQSNRTIGVVCFGCNHMVTPIGVTAEIYEMALTDGGYSVKAKGRQRFKILQLIMEGYDRISANVKVLPEIMLGPPLLEQRLASLDRLRIKPTTEEEFKRQERIENRDAVVTPWPGWVYRQYDSQRLSSQIKKHLESIHVTASIPEDPTNLSFWVAQNFLLDDNARNVLLRYDCAISRLQMEIKYLINDKIFVCNQCDAKIGKRSNMITMSVDGPLGIYCNPAGVIHDIVTLSQAQGLMLSSHTVSLEFTWFQGYGWTIAVCEVCHSHIGWKFTAIHRVLKPEAFWALSRQNIKSKDE; from the exons ATGATCTCGGATGAAGAAGGTGATGGCGGATTAAGTGAACCTGAAGAACATGAGATGCTAG CGTCGAGCACTTCGCTTCATGCGAGCCGTTCACTTAATGTGAGTATCCCGCTTCATCCtgatgcgagtagctcgcttcgtgcgagtatcCCGCCTCGTGCGAGCCACTCGCTTCATGCGAACTCCTCGCCTAATGCGAGTATCCCGCTTGAAGAGAGTAGTTCGCTTGATGAGAACAGCAGGCCTGATGAGAGTAGCTCGCTTAATTCGAGAGTCCCGCTTTGGAATGCTCAGCCCAACTTGGAAACCGAGTCTGGACAAGACTTGACTCAGCAGGAGCATTCAAACTTACACATAGCACTAGCGGAGAGACTACTCAGAGAGAACAATGTCGAGGAAGAGCAAGTGGAAGAAGAAACTGCTGAAGAACGACCCGAACGTACTTTTGATTTAACATTGCCACCCAGGCATACT TATTTAGGACACAGCCTGTTAGAATTTAACGGAAGGACAATGTTAGACGAAGGGATTCATATGAAGTTACCGTTGCTAGAACAGAAATCTGTTATGTTGTTTCCTGGACAAACATTGCCGATGAAACTTGATTCGCACAGTATCGACCTGCAGTTTTTCTATCAAAGCAATCGCACCATAGGTGTCGTATGCTTCGGATGCAACCATATGGTTACACCTATAGGCGTCACAGCTGAAATTTATGAAATGGCTCTGACCGACGGAGGTTATTCTGTGAAAGCAAAGGGCAGACAACGATTCAAGATCTTGCAACTTATCATGGAG GGATACGATCGAATATCAGCGAATGTTAAAGTTTTACCAGAAATAATGCTTGGACCACCGCTTCTTGAGCAACGATTGGCATCGTTGGATCGTTTACGAATAAAACCAACCACCGAGGAGGAGTTTAAAAGGCAAGAAAGAATAGAGAATCGAGATGCAGTGGTAACTCCTTGGCCTGGCTGGGTATACAGACAATACGATTCGCAAAGACTTTCTTCACAAATAAAGAAACACCTTGAATCTATTCATG TGACTGCGAGCATACCAGAAGATCCTACAAATTTGTCATTTTGGGTTGCCCAAAATTTTCTACTAGACGACAATGCGCGAAACGTTTTATTACGTTATGATTGTGCAATTTCTAGATTGCAAATGGAaatcaaatatttaattaat GATAAAATATTCGTTTGCAATCAGTGCGACGCCAAGATTGGAAAACGATCTAACATGATAACAATGAGCGTAGACGGTCCGCTTGGTATTTATTGCAATCCTGCTGGTGTTATACACGATATTGTGACTTTGTCTCAAGCCCAAGGTTTGATGCTAAGCAGTCATACAGTATCGCTTGAATTTACATGGTTCCAAGG ATACGGATGGACAATAGCTGTTTGTGAAGTCTGTCATTCTCACATAGGATGGAAGTTCACAGCAATTCACCGTGTATTGAAACCGGAAGCGTTCTGGGCTTTATCACGTCAGAACATAAAAAGCAAAGATGAATGA